One region of Mucilaginibacter gotjawali genomic DNA includes:
- a CDS encoding RagB/SusD family nutrient uptake outer membrane protein: MKKTLYLTLCMCLLGAISCKKSFLDRPPLGVQTENNFFASPDAGFKTVVKCYQVFNDAYGYEWPRTELGDIATDDAEKGGSDAGDRPFVADFGWGRTLANNVSLENFWANHYLGIGNCNNALDNFPKNILIDAQGYKLSDATKSRYVAEIKVLRAFLYFELVRVFGGVPLVDKTLTVNDGSKLSRATAKDIFTFIIQDLDAAAAETNLPGKATMPTGEIGRVNKEAVYALEARVYLYFAKDDATLFAKARDAAKKVIDSHSYSLDPEFQTLYLPGSYTSPEPVFSIIHGDNPSLGIYGSFTPLYTSPRGPTGAYGFDQPTQNLVDEFEPGDPRLLYTVIQPGDVFPKTSGTEVLNFSSYPSTGYHNRKSYLTQARRGAGWGDDAWTFHVIRYADVLLMYAEALLQSGGDKQVVADNINLVRYRASNSSRTDAEAVSRVLVIPNTPLADVKSSDDLVKAIKHERRVEFAMEYQRLYDLQRWNSYIETMNIFATTPKSNGRGANFKKGVNELFPIPQVEIDRSGGSTKQNPGY, translated from the coding sequence ATGAAAAAGACCTTATATTTAACATTGTGCATGTGTTTGCTTGGAGCAATATCGTGCAAGAAAAGCTTTTTAGACCGACCACCGCTGGGTGTGCAAACAGAAAATAATTTTTTCGCATCTCCTGATGCCGGCTTCAAAACGGTTGTAAAATGTTACCAGGTATTCAACGACGCCTATGGTTACGAGTGGCCGAGAACAGAGTTAGGTGACATTGCAACAGACGATGCAGAAAAAGGTGGTTCGGATGCCGGCGACCGCCCATTTGTAGCTGATTTTGGTTGGGGCAGAACCCTGGCAAACAACGTAAGCCTGGAGAATTTTTGGGCCAACCATTATCTCGGCATAGGTAATTGCAACAACGCTTTAGATAATTTCCCCAAAAATATCCTGATAGACGCGCAGGGGTATAAACTAAGTGATGCGACCAAGAGCCGTTATGTGGCCGAAATTAAAGTACTGCGCGCTTTCCTTTATTTTGAATTGGTGCGCGTTTTTGGCGGCGTACCGCTGGTAGACAAAACCCTTACTGTTAACGATGGCAGCAAGCTTAGCCGGGCAACGGCCAAGGATATTTTTACTTTTATTATACAGGATCTTGATGCCGCGGCCGCGGAAACCAATTTACCAGGCAAAGCAACAATGCCAACGGGCGAAATAGGGAGAGTGAATAAAGAGGCCGTATATGCCCTGGAGGCACGGGTGTACCTGTATTTTGCTAAGGACGATGCTACCCTTTTTGCCAAGGCAAGGGATGCTGCTAAAAAAGTAATAGATTCACACTCCTATTCGTTAGATCCGGAATTTCAAACACTATACCTCCCCGGGAGTTATACATCTCCGGAACCAGTATTCTCTATCATACACGGTGATAATCCTTCCCTTGGAATATACGGTTCTTTCACGCCGCTGTATACATCGCCACGCGGACCAACCGGGGCCTATGGTTTTGATCAGCCGACCCAGAACCTGGTCGACGAATTTGAACCCGGCGACCCGAGGCTATTATACACTGTCATTCAACCGGGGGATGTATTTCCAAAAACATCCGGTACAGAAGTGCTGAATTTTTCCTCGTATCCCAGTACAGGATATCATAACCGTAAATCATACCTTACACAAGCAAGGCGCGGTGCCGGTTGGGGCGATGATGCCTGGACATTCCACGTTATACGTTATGCAGACGTTTTGCTAATGTACGCGGAAGCATTATTGCAAAGCGGCGGCGACAAACAGGTGGTAGCTGACAATATTAACCTGGTAAGGTACAGGGCCAGCAACTCAAGCCGCACGGACGCTGAAGCTGTAAGCAGGGTTTTGGTGATACCAAATACGCCCCTGGCTGATGTAAAAAGTTCTGACGACCTGGTGAAGGCCATTAAGCATGAGCGGCGTGTGGAGTTTGCCATGGAATATCAGCGTTTATATGACCTACAGCGCTGGAACAGTTATATCGAAACCATGAATATTTTCGCAACAACGCCAAAATCAAATGGCCGTGGCGCAAACTTTAAAAAGGGAGTTAATGAGTTATTCCCGATACCACAGGTTGAAATAGACCGTTCAGGCGGCTCAACCAAACAAAATCCGGGATATTAA
- a CDS encoding lysozyme: MNLSKNGFRIIKNFEGLRLTAYRDVAGMWTIGYGSTHYHDGRAVKPGDKLADDLQADALFANTLGQYEDAVNRYVKVPLSQNQFDALVSFTYNEGTGALKESTLLVKLNEKNYAEAAAHFLAWDKITDPKTGQKVVCDTLVQRRREESQLFMQPDAHH, encoded by the coding sequence ATGAATCTAAGTAAAAACGGATTTAGGATTATCAAAAACTTTGAAGGCCTCCGCTTAACTGCATACCGCGATGTGGCAGGAATGTGGACTATTGGTTACGGGTCAACCCATTACCACGACGGCAGGGCAGTAAAGCCTGGCGACAAACTGGCCGACGACTTGCAGGCCGATGCCCTTTTTGCCAACACCCTGGGGCAATATGAAGATGCGGTGAACCGCTACGTGAAAGTGCCATTAAGCCAAAACCAGTTTGATGCCCTGGTATCTTTTACCTATAACGAGGGAACCGGAGCACTTAAAGAATCAACTCTGCTGGTAAAACTAAACGAAAAAAACTACGCTGAGGCTGCGGCTCATTTTTTAGCCTGGGATAAAATAACCGATCCCAAAACCGGCCAAAAAGTAGTATGCGACACACTGGTGCAACGGCGCCGTGAGGAGAGCCAATTGTTTATGCAGCCAGATGCACATCATTAA
- a CDS encoding ROK family protein, translating to MGKTFFEELNNDNVTGVAYKNLNLKKSVLAYFANVGNATIADLGKELNLSVPKITSILNDLMLDGLVQDFGKISETKGGRKPNTFGLLPESAFFIGVDVNQNHLKIALSDLQKNLVRISDNISYHLENNMASLEDLCRLINNFISDLTIPKEKILGIGINLSGRVNYATGYSYSFFHFNEEPLSKLIESKVGIRVFLENDSRSMAFGEFNSGVIKDEKDVLFVNMDYGIGLGIMINGQLYYGKSGYSGEFGHMPLFDNERLCRCGKKGCLETEAAGWALSWMLKEKFEEGSSSVLFENRSSEKDITMEDVINAANNDDVLAIELIGRIGENIGRGIALLINIFNPELVVLGGSLAQTGEYITLPIKSAIHKYSLSLVNNDTQLKVSALGHRAGIIGACLLVRKRVLSLAQ from the coding sequence ATGGGGAAGACATTTTTTGAAGAATTAAATAACGATAACGTAACAGGGGTCGCGTACAAAAACCTCAATTTAAAAAAGAGTGTACTTGCTTATTTTGCCAACGTGGGCAATGCTACGATTGCTGATCTCGGCAAGGAATTAAATTTAAGTGTACCCAAGATCACTTCGATCCTAAATGACCTGATGCTGGACGGGTTGGTGCAGGATTTCGGTAAGATCTCAGAAACCAAAGGAGGACGAAAGCCAAACACGTTCGGCCTGCTGCCGGAATCTGCGTTTTTCATAGGGGTAGATGTAAATCAAAATCATCTGAAAATTGCCTTGTCTGATCTCCAGAAAAATCTTGTCAGGATTTCCGATAATATCTCCTATCATTTGGAAAACAATATGGCGTCATTGGAAGATCTTTGCCGGCTTATAAATAATTTTATTAGCGACCTGACGATTCCTAAGGAAAAAATATTAGGCATAGGTATTAATTTGTCTGGCAGGGTTAATTATGCTACCGGGTATAGTTATAGCTTTTTTCATTTTAATGAAGAGCCGTTAAGCAAGTTAATCGAGTCGAAGGTGGGTATTCGGGTTTTCCTGGAAAACGATTCACGTTCGATGGCTTTTGGGGAGTTTAATTCCGGCGTGATCAAGGATGAAAAGGATGTTCTATTTGTCAATATGGATTATGGTATTGGCCTGGGAATAATGATAAACGGACAATTATATTATGGCAAGTCGGGCTATTCCGGGGAATTTGGCCACATGCCTTTGTTTGATAATGAACGATTATGCCGTTGCGGAAAAAAGGGGTGTCTTGAAACCGAAGCTGCCGGCTGGGCGCTTTCATGGATGTTGAAGGAAAAGTTCGAGGAAGGATCATCTTCAGTCCTTTTTGAAAATCGCAGTTCTGAAAAGGACATTACGATGGAAGACGTTATCAATGCAGCTAATAATGACGATGTTTTAGCCATAGAGTTAATAGGCAGGATCGGTGAGAATATCGGCCGTGGAATTGCACTGTTGATCAATATTTTTAACCCGGAGTTAGTTGTCCTGGGAGGTAGCCTTGCTCAAACTGGTGAATATATTACCCTGCCCATCAAAAGTGCCATACATAAATACTCACTTAGCCTTGTTAATAACGATACGCAATTGAAAGTATCTGCACTGGGGCATAGAGCAGGGATTATTGGGGCCTGTCTTCTGGTTAGGAAAAGAGTTTTATCATTGGCACAATGA
- a CDS encoding WD40/YVTN/BNR-like repeat-containing protein: protein MMKNFFKYAVVAGCLLFNLGVNAQSITLLQQGNATSIRGLSVVDDHVAWISGSKGTVAKTTDGGKTWDWQQVKSFEKADFRDIEAFSDKEAVIMSSGTPALILKTTDGGASWKVKYSNADTAYFFDAMDFADKKHGYVLGDPINNKFVLMETKDGGETWSPFKYLPDALPGEAAFAASGTCLRVDSTNEIDIVTGGQRSRHLILIDDKIAPGKWVKIDLELLHGKASQGAFSVANGDGTVIVGGDYQKDGLSTSVAEYWYPIDEHSGAYSLANKPPSGFQSCVEYISERTFLSTGTPGSNITTDGGKTWAKIDDTSFNVCRKAKHGKLVLLAGNGGKIGIFKP from the coding sequence ATGATGAAAAACTTTTTCAAATATGCGGTAGTGGCAGGGTGTCTACTATTCAACCTCGGTGTAAACGCCCAAAGCATTACCCTGCTGCAGCAGGGTAATGCTACCAGTATCCGTGGCTTATCTGTTGTGGACGATCACGTTGCCTGGATAAGCGGCAGCAAAGGTACTGTTGCCAAAACAACCGACGGCGGCAAAACATGGGACTGGCAACAGGTAAAAAGTTTTGAGAAAGCTGACTTCAGGGATATCGAAGCGTTTTCGGATAAGGAAGCCGTGATCATGAGCTCAGGCACCCCGGCCTTAATATTAAAAACCACAGATGGCGGCGCCAGTTGGAAAGTAAAATACAGCAATGCGGACACTGCTTATTTTTTTGATGCGATGGATTTTGCAGATAAAAAGCACGGTTATGTTTTAGGCGACCCGATCAATAATAAGTTTGTTTTGATGGAAACAAAAGATGGTGGTGAAACATGGAGTCCATTTAAATATTTGCCTGATGCGCTACCCGGAGAAGCCGCCTTTGCAGCAAGCGGGACATGCCTGAGGGTAGATTCCACTAACGAAATAGATATAGTAACAGGTGGGCAACGAAGTCGCCATTTAATTTTAATTGATGATAAAATAGCGCCAGGCAAATGGGTAAAAATCGATCTAGAGCTTTTACATGGCAAAGCAAGTCAAGGTGCATTTTCTGTTGCGAACGGAGATGGTACCGTTATAGTGGGCGGCGACTATCAAAAAGACGGACTATCTACCTCGGTCGCTGAATATTGGTATCCAATCGATGAACATTCCGGGGCATACAGTCTGGCTAACAAACCACCTTCAGGTTTTCAATCTTGTGTGGAATATATTTCAGAAAGAACTTTCCTTTCCACCGGTACTCCAGGCAGTAATATTACTACTGACGGTGGTAAAACATGGGCCAAAATTGATGATACCAGTTTTAACGTTTGCCGCAAGGCTAAACATGGAAAATTGGTGCTTTTAGCCGGAAACGGAGGCAAAATAGGGATTTTTAAACCGTAG
- a CDS encoding SusC/RagA family TonB-linked outer membrane protein, producing the protein MKETFTRRKPLLYFALTLWMLLSGQCLMAQGQHISGNVVNTSGTPLPGATITLKGAKTAVAADAKGHFVIESKLSENTLIVAMIGYKTVQINVTSGDELKITLEESNAQLKEVIVVGYGSSTRKEITGAVSVINASQIRDLPVRSAADILQGNAAGVTVSQSSGSPGSAAVVHIRGIGSINGSTDPLYIVDGLPQNDINYLNPNDIESIAVHKDASVAAIYGSRASNGVVIVTTKSGSKNDKITLSYDNYIGFQSPAKRPEMLNAADFITYKNLAAKNAGAAPLLDFSSQANIDSVLRFVSANTGPNGTDWWKQISHYNAPIQSHNLGISGGNKTVSFNSSLGYFNQDGIINGSDYQRISWRNNISAQVNKRLKVSSNFGVIYEKRHVVDENNPFTGTIFSAMTADPITPVYRNNLVDVPSFLSNIYNGYEPNNPFSQYSGILYSNKLNPVGEIDRMEQSKYETLSIKGGVTAELNIVKPLTVISRVGMDLNRSLTNGFSPQYTLNAYDYATTNTVSNSSYTSNYFVYENTLNFDKTWGKYHVSALGGLSSEVTNVSQFSASIQGLVNNDADMRILSAGTSNAIVSGYPYSNAIESFFGRVGLDYDGKYIIAGNIRRDGSSRFADGYRWGTFPSVSAAWRFTEENAVKSALGNLLTDGKLRASYGLIGNQNIGGGAYLSTYGSSIYDRYEFGTDNSAKIGAGRISTGNPVLKWETSKQLDIGLDLSFFNNKLEFTGDYFDKEIDNMLLIVPLPTALGFPNSPYSNAGSMQNKGWEFSLTYKSKIGDLNYNIGGNISAYRNKVTKLGNGEPIYATSHLGEVVTKTEVGMPVGYYYGYLTNGIFQNAQQVAQSPQRDVSTPGDIRFKDINGDGVIDANDRTMIGNPWPKFVYGITGGASYKNFDFSIFIQGSQGNDVMNIERYDTESGTGYYNAPQGFLQKSWSGEGSTDRYHKISQNQGLNNSVSDYFVENGSYMRIKNLQLGYSFSSQWLKNIKMNHLRVYLGAENLLTITGYSGLDPEIGSADPKLTGIDQGYYPQARTFMVGINAKF; encoded by the coding sequence ATGAAAGAAACTTTTACACGAAGAAAACCGCTGTTGTACTTCGCTTTAACATTATGGATGTTACTTAGCGGGCAATGTTTAATGGCACAGGGCCAGCACATAAGCGGTAATGTAGTTAATACATCCGGAACACCTTTGCCAGGTGCAACCATAACACTTAAAGGTGCAAAAACTGCGGTTGCTGCTGATGCAAAAGGGCATTTTGTAATTGAAAGCAAGCTGAGCGAAAACACCCTGATTGTGGCCATGATAGGTTATAAGACTGTTCAAATTAACGTAACATCAGGGGATGAGCTTAAAATAACTCTCGAAGAATCAAATGCTCAGCTTAAGGAAGTTATCGTTGTGGGCTATGGTTCATCCACCCGGAAAGAGATAACAGGAGCCGTATCTGTAATTAATGCCAGTCAGATCAGGGACCTGCCGGTTCGCAGTGCCGCTGACATTTTACAGGGTAACGCTGCAGGCGTTACTGTTTCGCAAAGCAGCGGCAGCCCGGGTTCAGCAGCTGTAGTGCACATTCGTGGTATAGGCTCCATCAACGGCAGCACCGACCCATTGTATATAGTGGATGGCCTGCCGCAAAATGACATCAATTATTTAAACCCCAACGATATTGAATCAATTGCTGTTCATAAGGATGCTTCGGTAGCAGCTATCTACGGTTCAAGGGCATCAAACGGTGTTGTTATTGTAACCACTAAAAGCGGATCTAAAAATGACAAAATAACACTTTCTTATGATAACTATATTGGTTTTCAGTCGCCCGCAAAACGCCCGGAAATGCTTAACGCTGCAGATTTCATAACTTACAAGAACCTTGCCGCAAAAAATGCAGGCGCGGCGCCACTGCTTGATTTTTCGAGCCAGGCCAATATCGATTCGGTATTAAGATTTGTATCGGCCAATACCGGCCCCAATGGTACTGACTGGTGGAAACAAATATCACATTATAATGCACCCATACAGAGCCATAACCTCGGCATCAGCGGCGGCAACAAAACAGTGAGCTTCAATTCGAGCCTGGGTTATTTCAACCAGGATGGCATAATTAACGGTTCCGATTACCAACGCATATCATGGCGCAATAACATTAGCGCGCAGGTAAACAAAAGGCTGAAAGTCAGCTCAAACTTTGGGGTGATTTATGAAAAAAGACATGTGGTTGATGAAAACAATCCCTTTACCGGCACCATATTCAGCGCTATGACGGCTGACCCTATTACCCCGGTTTATCGCAACAACCTTGTTGATGTGCCGTCGTTTTTATCAAACATTTATAATGGATATGAGCCCAATAACCCGTTTTCACAATATTCAGGCATCCTGTATTCAAACAAACTCAATCCTGTTGGAGAAATTGACCGGATGGAACAAAGCAAATACGAAACGCTTTCCATAAAAGGCGGCGTAACTGCGGAACTAAATATTGTTAAACCTTTAACGGTTATAAGCCGCGTGGGTATGGATCTTAACCGGTCCTTAACCAATGGCTTTTCACCGCAATATACACTAAACGCCTACGATTATGCCACCACCAATACGGTAAGTAACTCCTCTTACACGTCGAATTATTTTGTATATGAAAACACACTTAACTTCGACAAGACCTGGGGCAAATATCATGTAAGTGCATTAGGGGGACTTTCTTCCGAAGTTACCAACGTTTCACAGTTCAGCGCATCCATACAAGGCTTGGTAAATAATGATGCAGATATGCGGATACTTAGCGCCGGCACATCAAACGCAATCGTTTCAGGATACCCTTACTCAAATGCCATCGAATCCTTTTTCGGGCGTGTTGGCCTGGACTACGACGGTAAATATATTATTGCCGGCAATATCCGCCGCGATGGTTCATCGCGCTTTGCCGACGGTTATCGCTGGGGCACCTTCCCTTCCGTATCTGCTGCATGGCGTTTTACTGAAGAAAATGCTGTTAAGTCGGCACTTGGAAACTTGCTGACCGATGGCAAATTAAGGGCCAGCTATGGTTTAATCGGAAATCAGAACATTGGCGGCGGCGCATACCTGTCGACCTATGGAAGTTCAATTTATGACCGCTATGAATTTGGTACTGATAATTCTGCGAAAATTGGAGCAGGTCGTATATCAACAGGTAACCCTGTTTTAAAATGGGAAACATCCAAACAGCTTGATATAGGGCTTGACTTATCATTCTTTAACAATAAACTGGAATTCACCGGCGATTATTTTGATAAAGAGATCGATAACATGCTATTGATCGTTCCCTTACCAACAGCGCTCGGCTTCCCTAACTCGCCTTATTCCAATGCAGGAAGTATGCAAAATAAAGGCTGGGAATTTTCCCTTACGTACAAAAGCAAAATTGGCGATTTAAATTATAATATTGGTGGCAACATCTCAGCATACCGGAACAAGGTTACCAAACTCGGCAATGGAGAACCGATTTATGCTACATCGCATTTAGGCGAAGTTGTTACCAAAACAGAAGTTGGCATGCCCGTAGGTTATTATTACGGGTACCTTACCAATGGCATTTTTCAGAATGCCCAGCAGGTAGCCCAAAGCCCGCAAAGAGATGTATCAACACCGGGAGATATTCGATTTAAGGATATAAACGGCGATGGTGTGATTGATGCAAACGACCGTACGATGATTGGCAACCCATGGCCGAAATTTGTTTACGGGATAACCGGTGGCGCATCCTATAAAAATTTCGACTTCAGTATATTCATACAGGGCTCACAAGGCAATGACGTAATGAATATTGAACGTTACGATACAGAGTCTGGTACGGGCTATTATAACGCCCCGCAGGGCTTCCTCCAAAAATCATGGAGTGGCGAGGGCAGTACCGACCGTTATCATAAAATTTCGCAAAATCAGGGTTTGAATAACAGCGTATCCGATTATTTTGTTGAGAATGGCTCCTATATGCGCATCAAAAACTTGCAGTTAGGCTATAGTTTTTCAAGCCAATGGCTTAAAAATATAAAAATGAACCACTTGCGTGTTTACCTGGGTGCCGAGAATTTATTAACAATAACAGGTTATTCGGGACTTGATCCTGAAATCGGCTCGGCCGATCCAAAATTAACAGGTATCGACCAGGGATATTACCCCCAGGCACGCACTTTTATGGTTGGCATTAACGCAAAATTTTAA
- a CDS encoding galactose-binding domain-containing protein: MKRNLLVTITILIGMAVACKKQEGAKPYDPNTKITFDVNPKIKSFLPDTGKTGDTILIKGINFNTASGVSFGSMPATSFKILSDTTIKAVVGTGTSGTVSVTNAKGTRSLAGFRFIVPVVVVANPNLALNKPASGSANFNDPALAVDGNTGSFWQTKGLSNQWFKVDLQAVKNVNRVFISWDGAYATDFAIQVSSDDVTYTTVYANTAATGGDAGYTFKTVAARYIKVLLNKDVSSLYPVGIHELEVYNDPPPVNLALHKTGSAFASINDPGRALDGDYGSLWQAGGLTDQWYKVDLGSVQTVGSVKVFWDPGAYATDYTLQVSTDDVTYNTVYTNTAGTGGSDANVFTPVSARYVKILLNKDSSPYFISIFEFEVYKN; the protein is encoded by the coding sequence ATGAAAAGAAACTTACTCGTCACCATCACTATATTAATAGGAATGGCCGTGGCCTGCAAAAAACAAGAAGGGGCCAAACCTTATGACCCTAATACCAAAATCACTTTTGATGTAAATCCGAAAATAAAATCGTTTTTACCGGATACCGGCAAGACTGGCGACACCATTCTGATAAAAGGTATAAACTTTAATACCGCGTCAGGCGTGTCATTTGGCTCTATGCCTGCTACGTCGTTTAAAATATTATCTGACACCACAATTAAAGCCGTTGTTGGTACCGGCACTTCGGGTACCGTAAGTGTAACAAATGCCAAAGGAACCCGTTCGCTGGCCGGATTCAGGTTTATTGTACCTGTTGTAGTTGTTGCCAATCCAAATCTGGCCCTTAATAAACCAGCCTCGGGTTCAGCAAACTTCAACGATCCGGCATTGGCGGTTGACGGGAACACAGGTAGCTTCTGGCAAACTAAAGGGCTAAGTAACCAATGGTTTAAAGTTGACCTGCAGGCGGTTAAAAACGTGAACCGTGTTTTTATCAGCTGGGATGGCGCCTATGCTACAGATTTTGCGATACAGGTATCAAGCGACGACGTTACCTATACTACAGTATATGCTAACACCGCAGCTACGGGTGGAGATGCGGGTTACACTTTCAAAACAGTTGCCGCCAGGTATATTAAGGTATTGCTAAATAAAGATGTTTCCAGTTTATATCCGGTAGGCATCCACGAGCTCGAAGTCTATAACGATCCGCCGCCGGTAAACCTGGCGCTTCATAAAACAGGTTCGGCTTTCGCAAGCATCAATGACCCCGGCAGAGCGCTGGACGGTGATTACGGTTCACTATGGCAGGCCGGCGGATTAACCGACCAATGGTACAAAGTTGACCTTGGCAGTGTTCAAACCGTAGGAAGCGTAAAAGTATTCTGGGATCCAGGCGCATACGCAACGGATTATACATTACAGGTATCAACCGATGATGTAACCTATAACACGGTATATACCAATACCGCAGGAACAGGCGGCAGCGATGCGAATGTATTTACACCGGTAAGCGCGCGATATGTGAAAATTTTGCTTAATAAAGATTCGTCGCCATACTTTATCTCAATTTTCGAGTTCGAGGTTTACAAAAATTAA
- a CDS encoding discoidin domain-containing protein, which translates to MNVSLKRYLLFGVLPLLLFSCKKQIQTEATPKAVLSMGKHNNLNPIDYSPILIKQAAYIASCQLADGEIMDVPEPNNRICPYFENIACLGLLANPTSANITVVKKWMTWYMAHLNGSTNPVTSGAEIPGSVYDYFGAAQTTNGTYDSIDSYAATFLVLAKRLAEASPADRSWLSGYSYQLTLIGNALTTCIDNSSHLIPNNFGADNNDGLTIASYVYPAKYLMDNAEVNDGFKAITWLESNVISGGSPTYYQGVTTAHTSAIESYLWNGTMYNWYDPSSTTPNSSWSKFSPDAGGQLFPVMYDVIASASTRAISLYNSFNTYYPLWSAGHTYDTVTHYPNVFVCYAAAKMSDSARVNSYLNYTQSFGTGNPANWFTAEAGFTMLAAQLISTMNPSTVNLASGRGAYTSTSSTNGVSPALAVDGSLSTRWSGDVADNQWWEVDLGASKVVSRIVINWEAAYATSYRIQTSNDNTNFFDAVPQITGADGGNDTIAFSPINARYIRIVCNTRVNTAWGSSFWEAGVY; encoded by the coding sequence ATGAATGTATCATTAAAAAGGTATCTGCTCTTTGGGGTACTCCCGTTATTACTTTTTTCATGTAAAAAGCAAATCCAGACTGAAGCGACGCCAAAAGCAGTTCTTTCAATGGGCAAGCACAATAACTTAAATCCGATTGATTACAGTCCTATTTTAATCAAACAAGCTGCTTACATAGCTTCATGCCAGCTGGCGGACGGGGAAATTATGGATGTGCCCGAACCTAACAATAGGATATGCCCTTATTTCGAAAATATAGCGTGCCTGGGCCTGCTGGCAAACCCCACCTCAGCAAATATCACCGTAGTTAAAAAATGGATGACATGGTATATGGCGCACCTTAATGGCTCCACTAACCCCGTGACCAGCGGCGCTGAAATTCCGGGATCTGTTTATGATTATTTTGGCGCCGCCCAAACTACCAATGGCACCTATGACTCGATCGATTCCTATGCGGCAACATTTTTGGTATTGGCCAAACGGCTAGCCGAAGCGTCTCCGGCCGATAGGTCATGGTTATCAGGTTATTCGTACCAACTAACGTTGATAGGTAATGCGCTTACTACTTGCATTGATAACTCGTCACACCTTATTCCCAATAATTTCGGGGCTGACAATAACGATGGGCTAACCATTGCATCTTACGTTTATCCCGCTAAGTACTTAATGGACAATGCTGAAGTTAACGATGGATTTAAGGCCATTACCTGGCTGGAAAGTAATGTTATTTCGGGAGGCAGCCCGACTTACTACCAGGGTGTTACTACGGCACACACCAGTGCAATAGAGAGTTACCTATGGAATGGCACAATGTATAACTGGTATGATCCGTCATCAACCACACCAAATTCTTCGTGGAGCAAGTTTAGCCCGGATGCCGGCGGGCAATTATTCCCGGTAATGTATGATGTTATCGCATCTGCATCAACCAGGGCAATATCACTTTACAATTCATTTAATACCTATTACCCGCTATGGTCAGCCGGTCATACTTATGATACGGTAACTCATTATCCCAATGTATTTGTATGCTATGCCGCAGCCAAAATGTCCGACAGTGCACGGGTAAACAGCTACCTGAATTACACCCAATCGTTTGGCACGGGCAATCCTGCCAATTGGTTTACTGCCGAAGCAGGGTTTACAATGCTGGCTGCCCAATTAATAAGCACCATGAATCCTTCAACTGTAAATTTAGCTTCCGGCAGGGGGGCATATACATCAACTTCATCAACAAACGGGGTTTCGCCGGCGCTTGCTGTTGACGGAAGCTTATCGACGAGATGGTCAGGCGATGTGGCCGATAACCAGTGGTGGGAAGTTGACCTGGGCGCCAGCAAGGTGGTAAGCAGGATTGTTATTAACTGGGAAGCCGCCTATGCAACATCTTACAGGATACAAACTTCAAACGATAATACTAACTTTTTTGATGCCGTTCCGCAAATAACAGGAGCCGACGGCGGCAATGATACTATCGCATTTTCTCCAATAAATGCCCGCTATATCAGGATCGTATGTAACACCCGCGTCAACACGGCATGGGGCTCTTCATTCTGGGAAGCCGGCGTCTACTAA